The following nucleotide sequence is from Streptomyces bathyalis.
GCTGCTGTGACGGAGGATCGTCGGGCATGTACTTCGACTCGTAGTCGCTGCTGCCGAGGTTGGCGTTGAGCACGCCCGTGACCTGGCTGATGTCGTCGGTGCCGTTCTCGGTGGTCCCCAGCTGCACCGCCAGATCAGCCTGACTCGGCGGCGCGATGCGCGCGGAGAGCGCGATGCGGGTCGCGGCGGGGCCGCACCAGTAGCCGGTCTCCTGGACCTGGTACTCGACCTCGAGGGTCTTGGACGCCTTGGTCTCGCTCGCCTTCGTGTGCAGCAGCGAGCCGTCGCGGCGCACCTCGACGGGTGCCGCGGACGCTCCCGGCTCGGCAGCGACACGTGAGACGGCGGCCCCGTGGGACTCGTCGGCGATCGCCAGTCCGGGGGCCGCCAGCACTCCCGTGGCTGTCAGCGCCACGGTCACTGCCATGGATCTGAGACGCATTCAACTTCTCCTCCGTGGGGGGTGGTTGAGGGGAGCATGCCACCACGGAGGTGCACGGGGCAGAGGTCTACACATGTTTCACCGGCGCCACCAGTGAAGACGCATGCCCGCCCCGTGCTTGAGCGGGTCTGCCGTCGGTTCTCGGCAGCCAACTGTCAGCGTCAGCTGTCAGGCCTCAGCTTCCAGGTGACAGGTGATCTGGCACCTGTCACCTGTCACCCGTCACCTGCCTGTCAGCTGTCAGCTGTCGAAGCCCATCCCCGCCGCGTCCATCGCTTTCAGCCACAGGTTGCGGCGGCCTCCCCGGGCGTCCGCGCGCGAGAGCGACCACTGCGTCAGCGCGATCCCGGCCCAGCGAACCGGCTCCGGCGGGAACGGCAGCGGCTTCTTGCGCACCAGCGTCAACGCCGTGCGCTCCGTCGAATCACCGCTGAGCAGATCGAGCATCACCTCTGCCCCGAAGCGCGTCGCCCCCACGCCCAGTCCCGTGTAGCCGGCGGCGTACGCGACGCGCCCCCGGTGCGCCGTGCCGAAGAAGGGCGAGAAACGGGAGCAGGTGTCGATGACACCGCCCCACGCGTGGGTGAAGCGCAGACCCCTCAACTGCGGGAAGGTGTCGAAGAAGTGGCCCGCCAGCGTGCGGAACGTCTCGGGCCGCTGGTCGAACTCGGCGGCGATCCTGCTGCCGTAGTGGTACAGGACGTCGTAACCGCCCCACAGGATGCGGTCGTCGGCGGTCAGCCGGAAGTAGTGGAAGTGGTTGGCGCTGTCCGCGAGTCCCTGCCGGCCCTCCCAGCCGATCTCTGCCCGCTGCCGCTCGTCCAGCGGCTCGGTCATCAGCGCGTAGTCGTAGACGGGAACGATGTAGGGGCGCAGCCTCCGCAGCAGCGAGGGAAAGGCGTTGGTGGCGAGGGCGACCTGCTGGGTGCGGACGCGGCCGTAGGGGGTGCCCATGGTCACCGCGTCGTCGTCGGCGCTCAGTCCGCGCACCGGCGTGTACTCGTAGATGCGTACGCCCGCCTCCACACATGCCCGCTTGAGTCCCCACGCGAGCTTCGCCGGGTTGAGCATAGCCACGCTCTGGCGGAACCACAGTCCGGCAAGGAAGGACGGCGAGTCGACCTGCTCGCGTACCGCTGCGCCGTCGAGGAAGGTCACGCGGTCGGCGAACCCGTGCCGGCGCGCCTGAGCCGCGGCTTCCCGGAGCTCGGCCACCTGGTGCGGCTGGGTGGCCAGTTCGATCTCGCCGGTGCGTTCGAAGTCGCAGTCGATGCCGTGGCGCCGTACGGCTCCCTCGATGGCGTCGAGGTTGGCGAGCCCGAGGCGCTCCAGCTTCTCGATCTCGTCGGGCCACCGGGCGAGACCGTTGGCGAATCCGTGGGTGAGGGAGGCGTCGCAGAACCCGCCGTTGCGTCCGGACGCGGCCCACCCGGTCTCCTTGCCCTCCAGCAGGACCACGTCGCGGGACGGGTCGCGCTCCTTCGCGATGAGCGCCGTCCACAGGCCGCTGTATCCGCCGCCGACGACGGCCAGGTCGCACCGGGTCTCCCCGGCCAGGGAGGGCAGCGCAGCGGGACGGCGCTCCGGGTCGTCCAGCCAGAAGGGCACGGGCCGCGCGCCCGCGAGCGCCCGGGCGGCTTCGGCCTCCCGCTCGCCGTCTGCCGACCCGGAGCGGGATCTGTCGGGCGGTGCGCTCACGCCTGCCTCCTGCGCCGGCCGGCGGCGATCTGCCCGCCGAGGACGATCGCCACCGCGATCAGGAACATGGCCGTGCCGATGACGTTCACCTGCACGGGGACGCCGCGCTGCGCCGCGCCCCAGACGAACATCGGGAAAGTGACGGTCGAGGGACCGGCGTTGAACTGGGTGATGATGAAGTCGTCGAAGGAGAGCGCGAAGCTGAGCATCGCCCCCGCCGCGATGCCCGGCGCGGCCAGCGGCAGCGTGACCCGCAGGAACGTCTGTACCGGCCCCGCGTACAGGTCGCGCGCCGCCTCCTCCAGGCGCGGATCCATGCTCATCACGCGCGCCTTCACGGCGACGACCACGAAGCTCAGGCAGAACATGATGTGGGCGATGAGGATCGTGACGAAGCCGAAGGCGACCCGGGTGTTGAGGAAGAGCGTGCCGAGCGAGGCACCCATGACGACCTCGGGCATCGCCATCGGCAGGAAGATCAGCGCATTGCCGGTGCCCTTGCCGCGGAAGCGGTAGCGGGCGAGGGCGAATGCGGCGAACGTGCCGAACGCGGTGGCCACCAGCGTGGACAGCACGGCGATCTGGAGGCTCAGCCCGAGGGATCCGCACATGTCGGCGACGCCGCACGGGTCGGTCCAGGCGTCCGTGGAGAAGGCGCGCCAGTCGTAGTTGAAGCGTCCCGCCGGCTTGTTGAAGGAGAAGAGCATCACCACCACGTTCGGCAGCAGCAGATACAGCAGTGATGCCGCTCCGGCGAGGACGACGGCGTGGCGGCGCAGCCGGCGCAGCGGCGCGAGCGCCGGGGAGCCCCCGGCGGGAGCCGGTGAACCACCCGCTGAACCACCCTTGGTCCGGGAGGAGTTGTCGATGTGCGTTCCGGTGGCCATCACACCAGTTCCTCCGTTCCGGCCTTGCGCATATAGACACTCACCACGATCAGGATGATCGCCATGAGGATGAACGACATGGCGGCTGCCGCCGGGTAGTCGAGGACATTGAGGAACTGCTTCTGGATGGCGTTGCCGACCATCTGCGTGTTCGGCGAGCCCAGCAGCTGGGCGTTGATGTAGTCGCCCGAGGCGGGGATGAAGGTCAGCAGCGTTCCCGCCACAACTCCGGGAAGGGACAGCGGGAAGGTCACCTTGCGGAAGACCGTCGCCGGCTTCGCGTACAGGTCCCGCGCCGCCTCGTGCAGCGAGAGATCGATCCGCTCCAGGGAGCTGTAGAGCGGGAGGATCATGAACGGCAGGAAGTTGTACGTCAGTCCGCACACCACCGCGAGCGGCGTCGCCAGGAGCCTGTCGTCCCCGGTCAGGCCCAACTGGCTGGTGACGTCCAGGATGTGTACCGACTTCAGCACGCTCACGACCGGCCCGGCGTCCGAGAGGATCGTCTTCCAGGCGAGTGTGCGGATGAGGAAGCTGGTGAAGAAGGGCGCGATGACCATCACCAGCAGCAGCCCGCGCCACCGCCCCGCACGGAACGCGATCATGTACGCGAGCGGATAGCCGATGAGCAGGCACAGCAGGGTCGCCGTGGCGGCGTAGAGGAACGAGCGCAGGAAGTGCGGCGCGTAGGTCGCCAGCGCGTCGGTGTAGTTGGTGAAGTCCCAGGTGACGCGGAAGCCTTCCTCCAGGCTGCCGCTCTGCACGGACGTCGACGCCTGGTAGAAGAACGGCGCGACGAAGAAGACGGCGAGCCACAGCCCTGCCGGAAGCAGCAGCCAGTACGGCGTGAGGCGGCGCCGGGAGCGGGCGGATGTGCCCGCGCCGTCGGACGGCCCGGAGGAGTCCGCCGGTCCGGCGGGCCCGGGCGGCGGTGAGGCGCCCGCGGACGCCGGAAGGGTCGTCGTCACAGCGCCTCCTCCACCGTGCCGGCGTCGGCGTCCTGTGCGGCGTCCAGCGCGAAGGTGTGTGCGGGACGCCAGCTCAGTACGACTTCGGCGCCGGGCGTCAGACGCGCGTCCCTCTCCAAGTTCTGCTCGTAGACGCTGAATTCGGGGCACACGGGGCTGTCGATGACGTACTGGAGGGAGACGCCGAGGTAGCCGGCGTCGCGTATGCGCCCGGTGAGCCGGTTGTCCGTGCTGTTGCCCCCGGCGCCGGCGTCCTCGGCGTGTGTGAGCGAGATCTTCTCGGGACGTACGCCCACCAGCACCTTGCCGCCCGCCTGCGGGTCGTCGACTGCGCACCGGTCCACGGGCAGCCGCATCACGTCGTCGGAGGCGACGGCCTTCAGCACCAGGTCCTCGCCCTTGGCCTCGGTGATCTCCGCCTCGATGAGGTTGGAGGTGCCCAGGAAGTTGGCGACGAACGTGGAGCGGGGCCGCTCGTAGAGCTCGTCGGGCGGGCCGAGTTGCTCGACGCGTCCCCCGTTCATGACGGCCACGGTGTCGGCCATCGTCATGGCCTCCTCCTGGTCGTGCGTGACGTGGACGAAGGTGATGCCGACCTCCGTCTGGATGCGCTTGAGCTCCAGCTGCATCTGCCGGCGCAGCTTGAGGTCGAGCGCGCCGAGCGGCTCGTCCAGCAGCAGCACCTGCGGCCGGTTGATCAACGCACGTGCGAGAGCGACGCGTTGCTGCTGCCCGCCGGAGAGCTGACGCGGCTTGCGCTTGGCCAGCTGGCCCAGCTCGACGAGTTCCAGCATCTCCTCGACCTGCTTGCGCACGGACTTGATGCCGCGGCGGCGCAGTCCGAACGCGACGTTCTCCGCCACGTCGAGGTGCGGGAAGAGGGCGTAGTTCTGGAAGACGGTGTTCACGGGGCGCTTGTGCGGCGGCAGCCCGGTGATGTCCTCCTCGCCGAGCCGGATGCTGCCGCCCGTCGGCTCCTCGAGCCCGGCGATCATGCGCAGGGTCGTGGTCTTGCCGCAGCCGGAAGCGCCGAGCAGCGCGAAGAAGGAGCCTTCAGGGATGGTCAGGTCCAGGGGATGTACGGCGGTGAAGTCGCCGAAGACCTTGCTGATTCCGGTGAGCGTGATCGTCATGGCCGATGCCCCCTAGGCGCCGATGAGTTTGGCGAACTTGTTCTCGTAGCGGGCCTGTTCCTTGTCGGACATCGGCCGGAAGGCCTTGCCGCGCGCTGCGGTCTTGGCATCGGGGAAGATCAGCGGGTCCTCTGCGAGGTCCTTGTCGATCTTCTCCATCTCGGCCTTGGCTCCGGAGACCGGGCAGATGTAATTGACCCAGGCGGTCAGTTCTGCGGCCACCTTGGGGTCGTAGTAGTAGTTGATCAACTCCTCGGCGTTCGCCCGGTGCCGTGCCTTGGCGGGTACGAGCAGGTCGTCCGTAGCGAAGCGGTAGCCGCTCTCCGGGATGGCGAACTCGATGTCCGGGTTGTCGAGCTTCAGCTGCACGACGTCGCCCGCCCAGGCCAGACATGCGGCGATGTCGCCCGAACTCAGCTCGTCGATGTAGTCGTTGCCGCTGAAGCGTCGCAACTGCTTACGGTCCACGGCCTTCTGTATCCGGGCGATGGCCCTGTCGAAGTCGTCGCCGTCGAACTTCTCCGGATCGATGCCGAGGTCCAGCATCGTCATCCCGACGGTGTCGGTCATCTCGGTGAGCATGGACACCTTGCCCTTGAGCGACTCGTCCTCCAGAAGCTGGCTGACGCTGGTGACCTTCTTCCCACCCGTGGCCTTCTTGTTGTACGCGACGACGCAGGCGATGCCCGCCCACGGGTAGCTGTACTGCCGTCCCGGGTCCTGCGCGGCCGTACGGAAGCGGTCCTCCACGTTGGCCACCGCGTTGGGCATACGGGCGGGGTCCAGACGCTGCGCCCAGCCCTGGCGGATCAGGCGCCCGGCCATCCAATCAGTGAGGCAGACCAGGTCGCGGCCTGTGTCCTGGCCGGCAGCGAGCTGGGGCTTGATCTTGCCGTAGAACTCGTTGTTGTCGTTGATGTCCTCGACGTACTTGACCTTGATGCCGTGCTGCCGCTCGAAGCGGTCCAGCGTGGGGCGCTTCTTCTTGTTCTTGTCGTCGACGTCTATGTACAGCGGCCAGTTGGCGAAGTTGAGGACGCGTTCCTTCTTGGAGTGGTCGGGGGTGTCCTCGGGGTCGTTGCCGCCGCGGCTGCCCTCGGCGGGCGGTATGCCGCAGGCGGCGAGCGCCGCACCGCCCATGGCCAGGGAGCCGAGGCGCAGCAGCCGGCGGCGGCTCATGGCCGCGCGTCCACTGGTCAGGCTCCGTTCCCAGGCCTTGCGCACGGGGTCGGGCAAGCCTTCGTACAGCTGCGGGTCCAGGTCCATCGGTGGCTGCCTTCCGGTTGATGGAGGGGAAGGGAGTTCGGGTGGGTGTGAGCAGGCGGCGGGCCGGCGGTTCAGCGGTCGCCGAAGACCGTGCGGTGCCAGTCCTTGCGGGGCTGTGCGGTGGTGTCCTGCATGACGTGCTTGACCTGTGTGTACTCCTCGAAGGAGTACGCGGACATGTCCTTGCCGTAACCGGAGGCCTTGTAGCCCCCGTGCGGCATCTCGCTGATGATCGGGATGTGGTCGTTGATCCAGACGCAGCCCGCCCGGATCTGGCGTGCCGCGCTGCCCGTACGGAAGACGTCGCGGCTCCACGCGGAGGCGGCCAGCCCGTACGGGGTGTCGTTGGCCAGGGCGATGCCCTGGTCGTCCGCGTCGAAGGGCAGGACGGTCAGCACCGGCCCGAAGACCTCCTGCTGGACGATCTCGCTGTCCTGCGGAGCGTCCGTGATCAGGGTCGGCAGATAGTAGGCGCCCTTCGCCAGCTCGCCTCCCGGTGCCTCGCCGCCGGTGACGACGGTCGCGTAACCGCGGGCCCGCTCCACGAACCCGGCCACGCGGTCGCGGTGTGCGAAGGAGACGAGGGGACCGAGATCGGTGCCGGGCGCGAAGGGGTCACCCACCCGCACTTCCCGCATCAGGTCGGCGACGCCGCTGACGAACTCGTCGTAGAGCGGCCGCTGCACGTAGGCACGGGTCGCGGCGGTGCAGTCCTGACCGGAGTTGATCAGGGCACCGGCCACCGCGCCGTGCACGGCGGCCGTCAGGTCGGCGTCGTCGAAGACGACGAACGGCGCCTTGCCGCCCAGCTCCAGGTGGAGCCGCTTGACGCTGCCGGTCGCGATCTCGGCCACGCGCTTGCCGACGGCGGTCGACCCGGTGAAGGAGGTCATGGCGACGGAAGGGTGTCCCACCAGCGTCTCGCCCGCGTCGGGACCGGCGCCGGAGACGATGTTGACCACGCCGTCCGGGATGCCGGCCTCGCGGGCCGCCTCGGCGAACATCAGCGAGGTGAGCGGCGTCAGCTCGGAGGGCTTGAGGACGATCGTGTTGCCCGCGGCCACCGCCGGGAGAACCTTCCAGGCGGCCATCTGCAGCGGGTAGTTCCAGGGCGCGACGGAGCCGATGACGCCGAGCGGTTCGCGGCGCACGTACGAGGTGTGGTCGCCGCTGTACTCGGCGGCCGCGACGCCCGGCAGCTGCCTGGCGGCTCCCGCGAAGAACGACACGTTGTCGAAGGAGCCCGGCACGTCGAACTCCTCGGAGAGCTTCAGCGGCTTGCCGCACTGGAGCGACTCCGCGTACACGAACTCCTCGGTGTGCTCCCGCAGTACGGCGGCCCAGCGGTGCATCGCGTCCGAGCGCTCGCCCGGCGTCGCACCCGCCCACTCCGGCAGCGCGCGTCCCGCGGCCTCGACGGCCGCG
It contains:
- a CDS encoding ABC transporter substrate-binding protein; the encoded protein is MDLDPQLYEGLPDPVRKAWERSLTSGRAAMSRRRLLRLGSLAMGGAALAACGIPPAEGSRGGNDPEDTPDHSKKERVLNFANWPLYIDVDDKNKKKRPTLDRFERQHGIKVKYVEDINDNNEFYGKIKPQLAAGQDTGRDLVCLTDWMAGRLIRQGWAQRLDPARMPNAVANVEDRFRTAAQDPGRQYSYPWAGIACVVAYNKKATGGKKVTSVSQLLEDESLKGKVSMLTEMTDTVGMTMLDLGIDPEKFDGDDFDRAIARIQKAVDRKQLRRFSGNDYIDELSSGDIAACLAWAGDVVQLKLDNPDIEFAIPESGYRFATDDLLVPAKARHRANAEELINYYYDPKVAAELTAWVNYICPVSGAKAEMEKIDKDLAEDPLIFPDAKTAARGKAFRPMSDKEQARYENKFAKLIGA
- a CDS encoding ABC transporter permease gives rise to the protein MATGTHIDNSSRTKGGSAGGSPAPAGGSPALAPLRRLRRHAVVLAGAASLLYLLLPNVVVMLFSFNKPAGRFNYDWRAFSTDAWTDPCGVADMCGSLGLSLQIAVLSTLVATAFGTFAAFALARYRFRGKGTGNALIFLPMAMPEVVMGASLGTLFLNTRVAFGFVTILIAHIMFCLSFVVVAVKARVMSMDPRLEEAARDLYAGPVQTFLRVTLPLAAPGIAAGAMLSFALSFDDFIITQFNAGPSTVTFPMFVWGAAQRGVPVQVNVIGTAMFLIAVAIVLGGQIAAGRRRRQA
- a CDS encoding ABC transporter ATP-binding protein, which produces MTITLTGISKVFGDFTAVHPLDLTIPEGSFFALLGASGCGKTTTLRMIAGLEEPTGGSIRLGEEDITGLPPHKRPVNTVFQNYALFPHLDVAENVAFGLRRRGIKSVRKQVEEMLELVELGQLAKRKPRQLSGGQQQRVALARALINRPQVLLLDEPLGALDLKLRRQMQLELKRIQTEVGITFVHVTHDQEEAMTMADTVAVMNGGRVEQLGPPDELYERPRSTFVANFLGTSNLIEAEITEAKGEDLVLKAVASDDVMRLPVDRCAVDDPQAGGKVLVGVRPEKISLTHAEDAGAGGNSTDNRLTGRIRDAGYLGVSLQYVIDSPVCPEFSVYEQNLERDARLTPGAEVVLSWRPAHTFALDAAQDADAGTVEEAL
- a CDS encoding NAD(P)/FAD-dependent oxidoreductase, which gives rise to MPFWLDDPERRPAALPSLAGETRCDLAVVGGGYSGLWTALIAKERDPSRDVVLLEGKETGWAASGRNGGFCDASLTHGFANGLARWPDEIEKLERLGLANLDAIEGAVRRHGIDCDFERTGEIELATQPHQVAELREAAAQARRHGFADRVTFLDGAAVREQVDSPSFLAGLWFRQSVAMLNPAKLAWGLKRACVEAGVRIYEYTPVRGLSADDDAVTMGTPYGRVRTQQVALATNAFPSLLRRLRPYIVPVYDYALMTEPLDERQRAEIGWEGRQGLADSANHFHYFRLTADDRILWGGYDVLYHYGSRIAAEFDQRPETFRTLAGHFFDTFPQLRGLRFTHAWGGVIDTCSRFSPFFGTAHRGRVAYAAGYTGLGVGATRFGAEVMLDLLSGDSTERTALTLVRKKPLPFPPEPVRWAGIALTQWSLSRADARGGRRNLWLKAMDAAGMGFDS
- a CDS encoding gamma-aminobutyraldehyde dehydrogenase, which codes for MVQRFDVSSRFAAGAQFTGGRLGSGTSGRTHTVLDPATGESVLGYELAGPDDVDAAVEAAGRALPEWAGATPGERSDAMHRWAAVLREHTEEFVYAESLQCGKPLKLSEEFDVPGSFDNVSFFAGAARQLPGVAAAEYSGDHTSYVRREPLGVIGSVAPWNYPLQMAAWKVLPAVAAGNTIVLKPSELTPLTSLMFAEAAREAGIPDGVVNIVSGAGPDAGETLVGHPSVAMTSFTGSTAVGKRVAEIATGSVKRLHLELGGKAPFVVFDDADLTAAVHGAVAGALINSGQDCTAATRAYVQRPLYDEFVSGVADLMREVRVGDPFAPGTDLGPLVSFAHRDRVAGFVERARGYATVVTGGEAPGGELAKGAYYLPTLITDAPQDSEIVQQEVFGPVLTVLPFDADDQGIALANDTPYGLAASAWSRDVFRTGSAARQIRAGCVWINDHIPIISEMPHGGYKASGYGKDMSAYSFEEYTQVKHVMQDTTAQPRKDWHRTVFGDR
- a CDS encoding C39 family peptidase codes for the protein MRLRSMAVTVALTATGVLAAPGLAIADESHGAAVSRVAAEPGASAAPVEVRRDGSLLHTKASETKASKTLEVEYQVQETGYWCGPAATRIALSARIAPPSQADLAVQLGTTENGTDDISQVTGVLNANLGSSDYESKYMPDDPPSQQQKDLLWQDITAGIDSNLPLVTNIVAPPGNQPPGYPPDQTIYHYFTVIGYDDANSSVLIADPASFSGNQIYWLSFDQLASLIPPKGYAA
- a CDS encoding ABC transporter permease produces the protein MTTTLPASAGASPPPGPAGPADSSGPSDGAGTSARSRRRLTPYWLLLPAGLWLAVFFVAPFFYQASTSVQSGSLEEGFRVTWDFTNYTDALATYAPHFLRSFLYAATATLLCLLIGYPLAYMIAFRAGRWRGLLLVMVIAPFFTSFLIRTLAWKTILSDAGPVVSVLKSVHILDVTSQLGLTGDDRLLATPLAVVCGLTYNFLPFMILPLYSSLERIDLSLHEAARDLYAKPATVFRKVTFPLSLPGVVAGTLLTFIPASGDYINAQLLGSPNTQMVGNAIQKQFLNVLDYPAAAAMSFILMAIILIVVSVYMRKAGTEELV